The nucleotide sequence GGTGGATGCCGTGGCGGGTGGCGCGCACTGCACCTTCGAAGAATCGGCGCAGTGGTTCTCCTACCGCCGCCAGACCGACTGCGGACGCATGGCCAGTCTGATCTGGTTGCGACCGAGGACCTGATGCCGTCGGGCCCGGGGCCAACTTTCTTATTGCACCGTGCTGCCGGGCTCTGCTACAAGACGCTGAAAGGTCGAGCCCCCATGGTGACGGCCCACGATAACGACATGAGGCGAGGGAGCAAGAGGATGCCCGTATCACCCAAAAACCCGAACACCCGGCACGGTGGCCTGCTGTTGGCCGCGACTCTGGGATTGTTGCCGATTTCTGCGTCGGCACTGCAATTTGACCTGGCCGGGACGACCGTCTCGGTCGGCAATCTGGTTACGGTCGGCGCGCTGATGCGCATGCAGGATATCGACAGCAGCAACATCGGCAAGAGCACGCTCAATCCGGGCATCTGTGTCGCCCGGGTCGGGGACGATGGCAGCAGCGGCCCGGGTCCGCGCGGCACCAATACCTTTTCCGGCAACACCTGCTCGGCGACCGGTGATCCCGATCCGGCGCAGGGGGGTATCAACCCCAACACGTTCTTTCTCGGTCAGCCCGGGTCATTTTCGCCGAATGCCGACAATGGCAATCTCAACTTCGACAAGTACGACCTGGTTCACGGGGCCACCAAGCTGACCACCGACATCTCGTTCGAGGTGTTCGACGCCAACGTGTTCATCCGAACGCTGGCGCTGTTCGATGCGCAGTACGACGATCTCACCCAGATTCACCCGGATACCACCCTGCAGGCCGGACGTGAGAATTTCTCCTCGGCAGGCAAGGACGTGATCGCACGAGAGCTGCGCTTCCTCGACTTTTTCGTCAGCCGCAGTTTCGAGATTGCTGACCGGTTCATCAGTGTCAAGGTGGGTCAGCAGGTGCTCAACTGGGGCGAGTCCGGCTTCCTGCTGGCCAATTCGCTGAATTCGATCAACCCGGCCGATCAGGCACTGCTGCGAGTCCCGGGCTTTGACGTCAAGGAGCTGCAACGGCCCCTCGGCATGGTGACGCTCAACACCGAGCTGACCTACGGGCTGAACATGGAGCTGTTTTACGGCTACGAATGGGAGCCGATCTCCATCGACCCGGTGGGCAGTTTCTTCTCCGTGTCTGACATCCTGGGCGAGGGCGGGACCCACGCCATGCTGTCGTTCGCCAAGGCACCGGAAGATCCGGGCCAGGCCTACATCCCGAGCGGCCCTGACGATACCTACCAGCTGACGACCCGGGGAACCTACATCCCCGGCGACAACCCGGATGACCCGTCCTTCATCCTCAACTCGCCGTCGAGCCGCACCTTGCAGCGCAACTTCGCCGAGGAAGCTGCGCGTGAACCGGACGATGGTGGCCAGTACGGGGTGTCGCTGCGGTATTTCGCCGAGAACCTCAACGGCGGCACCGAGTTTGGCCTGTACTTCGCCAACTACCACGCCCGGGTCCCCAGTGTCAGTGGTTTCGCGGCACAGTCGACCTGTCTGCCGGACAGTGTGACGGGGGGGCTCGCCGGAGCGCTGATTCCCATTGCGCTGAGCTGTGGCATTGATCTGCCACTGGACCTGACGGATCCCGTTGGCACCATCGGCGGGCTGGTCGACCTGCTGAGCAGTGGCGCTCAGTTGCCGCTGACGCGGGACGCCCTGCCGCTGGATACCGCCAGCATCTTTGTCGAGTACCCCGAAGACATTCGCATGTACGGGTTGTCGTTCAACACCACGGTGGGCGGCTACGCCCTGTCGGGTGAGTACGTGTGGCGTGACAACCTGCCGATCCAGGTGCACACCACCGATCTCATTTTCGCGCTGTTGCAGCCGGCCTTCCCCGCCAACGACCTCGACCTGACCATTGCCACCCTGCCGGGCCGGCGCACGGCGGTGCCGGACTTCATCCAGACCAATTACCGTGGGGTGGAAACGCAACCGGGGCAGTACGTGCGCGGCTGGGAGCCGATGGGCATCGGGCAACTCAACGTGTCGCTGTTGCGACTGCTGGGTGCTACCGAGAATCCGTTCGGCGCATCGCAGATGACGCTGTTGCTGGAAATGGGCTACACCCATCTGCCGGGCTACCCTGAGCTGTCGGAATTCCAGGCCAACGGCGCCGGCACCGACACCCATGTTTCGGCCGGCGCGGACGGCACGGTGGGGCTTAACCCGGCCGACATCCGGTCGGACATCAATGACCCCAGCAGCGACA is from Flagellatimonas centrodinii and encodes:
- a CDS encoding DUF1302 domain-containing protein; this encodes MPVSPKNPNTRHGGLLLAATLGLLPISASALQFDLAGTTVSVGNLVTVGALMRMQDIDSSNIGKSTLNPGICVARVGDDGSSGPGPRGTNTFSGNTCSATGDPDPAQGGINPNTFFLGQPGSFSPNADNGNLNFDKYDLVHGATKLTTDISFEVFDANVFIRTLALFDAQYDDLTQIHPDTTLQAGRENFSSAGKDVIARELRFLDFFVSRSFEIADRFISVKVGQQVLNWGESGFLLANSLNSINPADQALLRVPGFDVKELQRPLGMVTLNTELTYGLNMELFYGYEWEPISIDPVGSFFSVSDILGEGGTHAMLSFAKAPEDPGQAYIPSGPDDTYQLTTRGTYIPGDNPDDPSFILNSPSSRTLQRNFAEEAAREPDDGGQYGVSLRYFAENLNGGTEFGLYFANYHARVPSVSGFAAQSTCLPDSVTGGLAGALIPIALSCGIDLPLDLTDPVGTIGGLVDLLSSGAQLPLTRDALPLDTASIFVEYPEDIRMYGLSFNTTVGGYALSGEYVWRDNLPIQVHTTDLIFALLQPAFPANDLDLTIATLPGRRTAVPDFIQTNYRGVETQPGQYVRGWEPMGIGQLNVSLLRLLGATENPFGASQMTLLLEMGYTHLPGYPELSEFQANGAGTDTHVSAGADGTVGLNPADIRSDINDPSSDSRTFQNGLQNPTAWYDRSGFGTQESYGYRFVTLTRYDNAIFGVNLEFLNAFFHDVEGVGPGLGQNFVEGRKQIISGVRWDYLSKYLGELRYTWFTGGGVRDAQRDRDNLLLWLGYQF